The sequence GCCACATCGGAGAGAAAGACGGTTGCTTGCTCAAGTCCTTTCAAAGTTTCTTCGAGATTGATGATGTGAATACTGTTTCTCACCATCAGGATGTAGGGGCGGTAGTTAGGGTGCCATTTGCGCGTCAGATGACCAAAGTGGGCACCAGTACTCAATAAATCATCAAACGTAATATTCATAAATCCTTTATCGTTTGGAGAACTGGAACGCTCTCCTGGCTCCCCGAAGGCCATATTTTTTGCGCTCTTTAACACGCGCATCACGAGTGAGAAAACCGGCCTTTTTCAGGATCGGTCTATGATCTTCACTGATTTCAACCAGAGCCCGGGAGATGCCGTGAAGGACAGCGCCAGCCTGACCGTTGAGACCGCCACCGTTTACATTGGCAGAAATATCATACTTCTTTTCGATTTCCAGCAGCAGTACAGGTTGCGTAACAATTTTCCTCTGTGTCATTCTCCCAAAGTAGTTTTCAAGATCACGACCATTAATAGTGATTTTTCCCTTGCCGGGCGTCATCCGAACGCGGGCGACGGAAGATTTTCTGCGTCCCGTCGCGGCGTAGACTGCTTCAGCTTTTGTCGCCACTGACTATACCTCCAGAACCTTGGGCTGCTGT is a genomic window of Candidatus Neomarinimicrobiota bacterium containing:
- the rpsI gene encoding 30S ribosomal protein S9, whose amino-acid sequence is MATKAEAVYAATGRRKSSVARVRMTPGKGKITINGRDLENYFGRMTQRKIVTQPVLLLEIEKKYDISANVNGGGLNGQAGAVLHGISRALVEISEDHRPILKKAGFLTRDARVKERKKYGLRGARRAFQFSKR